The Argentina anserina chromosome 5, drPotAnse1.1, whole genome shotgun sequence genome includes the window GAAATTTTTGATATTTCTCGATATATCCGGAAACTTTCGAAATTTCTGTGTCAGAccaacttcaaataaaaaaaatcgctGGTTAGAATAATCAAACCTCTGATACATCCCTTGCAAGCACAAAGTTGTAGCCAACTCTACTACACCGACTTGTTGTCATATATGGCtctatttaatatatatatatatatatatatattgcattcCATGTCACAACATTcaccaaaattgaaataaaaccgaactagCTGTTGAGGGGAATCAAACCCCGTTCACCTCATTacaatcttcacaaagctATAGTTATGGTCAATACCGAGAAATGATTGATCCGAACGAGAACTACTAGTACCACAACTCACAATCAATCATCCACGACCCTTACAATTGACATATAAGTCAGTACATGCAAAATTATTTAATGACAACTCTTCACAATATACTCAGGGCTCTACTCaatgacatgatgaagataatgAATTTTGTGTACCTCATAGACTCTCtatgtggttctaaatcactcatgtaatttcatgtttaatatatcatatttaaataaggtgcGATAACATGTCCTCCTTTTGGGTTCCCAgtcataaaaaatatatttttaagtagatttttaataattctcgACAATTATTTTACCTCAAATTACTACAACTCACTATAaactaaatagttatataataatttcttatgacatatagtagataattgatcaaataaacatctctgaaaaatttatttaaaaataaacatCTATGTCAGCTCGGACATACAACCATTCTTGGTTGTGGAGGTCCGCATCAATGTTTTGGTGCATATTTCCATTTTTTCACAACTTTTCAacccaatttttttatatccaccgtctagtatctagataatattgcgtagatcatctctgcaaattttcagctaatttggtaatcgttaaggttctaaaaaaattgcgtttttctgttaaaaatgtgtacggttcatgtttgacagaattcagtctgtccatttgtttttcgattttgagcgtcttaacgatcaccaaattgattgaatttttccagagatgatctacacaatattatttagatactagacggtggagataaggaaattcgatcaaaaaatggtgaaaaaatggaaatcctcACTAAAACCGTTGGTGCATACCTCCTTAACTGAGAAAAAtcctatatatgtgtgtgtgtgtgtgtgtgtgtgtgtgtgcgcgcgcGCGCGCGCACGCCTTAAGTTTCAATTATCACTTGCATGATCTCGGACCGGACGCATATAACTTATAGGACAATGCGttacgttattttacttactCTCGAAGAGTGAGGCCCAAAACTATTGAGCATTATTTGGTCTTCATCAGTTCATTGTACACCGAAAAGCTTAATTTTAATCATGTAtgtgaacaattttaattggACTTGTACTCTAGTTGatttagttgattaattgCGTTTGTATCAAATTCAGTTACATAATTTATTTGGTATCAAAGATATTAGCTATTATTAACTAACACTTAAAACAGATGAAGAATTATACATGCAACATAGACAGATATCGCCATCTCTTGCAATGCCTCTGCTGTTAGCTCTACTAACGCTAGCTTTCCAGCTTTGATCTTTTGTAACTCTCCTAACAAGCACTCAATGAGATAGTATATCAAGGCTTACGCGTAGTGAGTATATGCACCAATGCTTATGTACATCTTTTAGTATGAACATGTCTCGAGTATCAATGCTCCATCCTATCAGTATcacacaagtatatatattgacTAACAAATGCTTCAGTGAGGTTGCTGTATAGGCAATCAAGTAAAGCACCGCGAAAACCGGAGctttagggttttttttttccagaaaAATTGTGTTTCCGTCCGATGGTGCGTCCTTTAACGTGGCCGTTGGATGAGAGTTGTGGCGGATCCTTTGGGTTCGTCTGGTGGTGCTGGTGGTGGATCTCCAATGGGCGGCAGTTTGATGTGGTAGGATTGGCTTTTGCCGTCTAGGTTTGTTCTAGTTGTTCTTGGTGGCGGTGTTGGGGTGCCATCTTGGGGCTTGAGGCCGGGTTTTGTTGGCCGGTTGTGCTGGGATTTTTGTAGAATCGGTGATGGGGAAGTGGTGGAGGCGGCGACGATCTGTGctgggtttggtttttcaaGGCCAAGACATATCTTGGTACCTCTGCTCTTGGTTGGATTTTGGAAGGGAGGTGCTGCTTCTCGGCGGTGGATTTGATCGGAGGTTCTTGGGTGGTGGCGGGCGTTGACGACGAGATGGCTTGGACGATCAGATGGTGGCGGCAAGTCTTGCTGTCGTCGGATTGTTGGCTTAGGGTTTCAAGGGTGGTGGGCCTGAGCTCTATGGGCATGGGTTGTGTGTTGTAGGTGGGCTTGGGCTATTTGGTCCAAGTTCTTTTTTTGTTAGGTTTTTTAGGTTTTCAGGTTGTTTCATCCATGCTCCTTGAGTGTGGGTTTGGTCGTGTTGTTGAGTGCATATGTTTATGGTGCATGTCATTTTCAGGGATTATTTAAATGTCGGTTCTTTATGGGTGTCAATGTAATGAGGAAGTTGTCTTTGCAAATATGCCGGAGCTTTGGAATGTGATGCTATTGGACAGTTCTCTTCTTGAGATTAGCGACGAGTAGGATATCGACTtctaaaatcagtttttttttattcggGATTGTGCCTTTTTAATTCATGTTTATTACTTCTTATAGTAGTCCTGTGACTAGTTTATTTTTTCAGAACGAGCATGAGGAACTTTACTTTTTTACGAGTTTTCCTCTTAATGTAATTGTAATATCTTTTTGGTGAAATATAGTTCTGTTTTCTCTAAAAAAATCATTACACGCGTAGCCGTCACTTGGCACCCGCTTCACTTTTCGTATTGAGGGAAGAAGAGTTCTTTCTCAAAGAAGGTGAAAGAAAGTAACACAGTGCAGATGTTTTCCAGAATTCCAGGTAccattcttcttctccctctGTCCCTTttaatctgtttttttttttagttcaaTTTTACTAACTGTGGATCAAATCTTTCAATTATGTAATGAGTTTGCTGTAATTTTTCGTGATTATTGTGGCCTCTTATCTGTTTATCATTGTTGGtttgttggttttgttctGTCTTATGTAATTTGACTACCCACACATCATAGAACTTTGAATTTGTTGATTGCTTATGTATAGAAAGTTGAAAGCTGCATTATATGTGTCGGATGTCAAGTCAAGAAAGTTAGATGACTTTCTGGATTGCTTCAGTGATTGTGATTGAGCATTGTTTGTGATTCTCTCTGGGGGATCAGGTTTTGTTAAGATTTAATTATCAGTTGGCTTCGAAACCGGTCGTTTAGTAGTCTTGTAGGTTTGAACCTGTGTGGAAGTGGCTGTCCCTCTCTCTAGTGTTCAGTAGGTTGTTATGTATTATAGAACAAAAGCGGCTCTTACTCAAAAGTCCAATTTGTTCATCTTGGTTTGCCCTGTGCTCTCAGAGATGGGGAAGGCAAAGAAAGGCCCCAAATTCGCAGTCATGAAGAAAGTGATCACCAAAAAAGCAATCAAAAAGTAAacgttttcatttttatttctgTTCAGTTCTTCACTTTTGTGCTTAAAGACTTGTAATTTGATCTGTTCTTGGCTGTATGTGTTGATTTCAGCTATAAAGAGGAGGTCTTGAATCCAAAGAAGAAGGATATCAGCAAAGAAAAACTGCCCAGAAATGTGTAAGCTTCTGTATTTCAGTTTATTGTCagattttgtttgattttatgGTTATTGTGTTGTTGGGTTTTACATATTGGGTGTTGTTATATAGGCCAAATGTTTCTTCTGCTCTGTTCTTCAAGTACAACACTGCATTAGGGCCGCCTTACTGGGTTTTGGTGGATACCAACTTCATCAATTTCTCTATCCAGGATAAGGTGAGTGTTTTGTGCTAATTGTTTTATGTATAAGCTATACCGTTTAGTCAATTTCTTGTATTGTGTCTAATTTGATGATTTTCCTTTAACTTTCTGCAGTTGAATTTGGAGAAAGGAATGATGGACTGCCTATATGCAAAATGTGAGTCTTTGATTTATTCGCTTGTATAAATTGTTGGTTTCCCTGAGCCATTGATTTTGAATGTTGGGTTTGATAACAAGATCAATTGCAGACACTATCTCGCAGCAAACTTATATCGGTTAGCAAAATATGATTCGGCACTATGTAaacttctttttatttattgttttataacttttttttattgtctTTTGAAATTACAGGCACTCCATGCATCACAGATTGTGTAATGGCAGAACTTGAGAAGTTGGGTCAGAAATATCATGTGGCTCTGAGGTAGTTATCTATGTTTTGTACTTATTACATCGTGGGCACTAGATTCAAATTTGATGCAGGAGAGAGATACAGTGTGTTGAGCGAACAAGGAAACAGAATAGTTGTGAAAAAAAGCGCTTAGAAGGGATATAGAATGAGAGAGGTTAGGAGAGAGAAACCAAGTCACAATCTTCAATAagataaattttaatttatctGATCTTCGGATTACATCAGAAAACCATATCTATAGGCTCTTATAATATCATAGGACTAATAAAAGTAATTAATAATAAGACCCTTAGATACTTACAACTTAAATAGACGAAGACACACTTAAGACCTTGAGTACTCAGACTTTAATAGACTCTTACAAACTCTTAGACTCGTAATTATTTGTAGTCAATAGAAAATTGACCTGGCAAGAATCTTAAACTACCATAGAGACTTtccttaaaattaaaaatgttAGGCTTAGTCTGTGGGAGGATATTTGTTTTCCAGACAGCTTATATCTGCTCCATCAAAATTGCTGTCTTTATATATGCTTGACTTATACTTTTACCACTCTACATTACTCTCTCTTACAATTCTCTACTTCTGTTATAGCTCTTTTGAATTATTATATTAATCCCAGTCTGCTCTGCTGCAATGACTGTAAAAGTTTATCCTCGTTAAGTGTTCACAACTAATGAGATAATTCGTACAACGTTGATCATTTATCTTATTGAAGTCTGAAAGGtctaattaaatttgattttaGCAGGATTGCAAAAGATTCCCGTTTTGAGAGATTATTATGTACTCATAAAGGAACCTATGCTGATGACTGTCTTGTTGAAAGAGTCACCCTTACCTGAAGAGCACATGTTTTAAAATCACTATGTTCAGCGTAGTTGATATTCTTTAACTCTTTTTGCAAACAAGTATGTTTAATTGTAGTGTGGCACTTTTAGCGGGTGGAGAAAGCCACAAAACATGAATTTTTTTCTGCTGTGGTTATCTGTGGTGTGTAAGCTGTGTAAATTTGTGTTTGTATAGTAGTTATCTGCTAGTCTGCAGGTGTCTTTTGAAATTGTAGAAGTGTTGTAGGTGCATGCTTCTGACATTTAAATCAATtcaatttatgtttttgtttattcaCAGTATTTTTATATCGCATTGAGGATCTGTTTCGTATTATTTTATCGCCTGGTCTTTCAGTGTTTTTATTGCAGCTTATTGGCATTTTAAGGCAGTTGCGTGTATATTTTCTATGACGGATGTTAATCTTCTTGTTGGAACAGCATAAATGCTACATTGTGGCTACATGTGATCGAGACTTGAAATGAAGGATTCGAAAGGTACTATAATTAATAGTTTAGGACTTTAGGAGCATGTTGTTTGACATTAAGACCTTAGTGCTTAACTTAGCTTGTTCAAGTGCAGATCCTTGGTGACCAATCATGTACATCACTCAGCACAAGTATTCAATTGAGCGGTTGCCTGAAGCAACAATTGGTGGAGGTAAGCTAGATATCCtgaaatgaaaatattattATCAGATCTAAATGTTTCATACCTTTGATTTCAGCCTGATTGAGTCATTAATATAGTTTTAGAGCCGATATCTTTCTGTTGCCTTTGCAGTGTCCGATTTACATTAATAATTTCTGGTTTGGTGCAGCTCCAAAATATTGATGGATGAGGATGTGATCTTGTTCTAGCAGACTGGTTCTGCCCTGTGATTCACATTGTATTCTCAGACCAGCGACAAGGCGGTCTACTGGAGTCTGGAGATGATACCTAACAACCCAGGATCAATGTCGTCTGAGACTAAACACGCCCTTTTCATCGACTTTCTCTATATAGGATTTTATTGATATGTGTATGCTATCTGTCAGAGAAGTAATGATCGAAGCTTATAATTTATACACCAGTAATATGGAATTTTTCTAGTTCATGTTCAACTCTGCTAACTTTGATATCGAGTGGTGAACTGATGATTGTGTGAGAAAAAGCTACTATTATTCTTCATTATTTCAGACTGGTTTAGAGCAATCACTTTTTAAGTTTCCATGAATGCATTTCGTCGGATTTCACTTTCCCCGGATCATTTTCTgcgtttgaatatcttcaaCTCTagcacttaaaaaaaaatcaaaatacacAGTTGCATTCAACGTTGTGTTTGAGAATCAAGAAACACTAAAAAATAGTTCAAACATAACAACATTGTTATGGTATGACAAAGTTTTCTAAAAGTTTTACCATCCGTTTCATGATCTTCATCATGTTCTTGAGCCAAGCTTGGTGGAGGAAGTAATAAAGATGGAAAATTCGAAGAATGAAGCAGACATTTCTACATACTTGAGGTTAGTATACTTGTTTCTGTCTTCCACTGAATTCAACTTGGAAGTTGGAACCGGCATTAACTAGTTTCCTTTTTACAGATATGCCCATTGGTTGCTGAGTTGGAAAACAATATTGAGGGTTAGTCTCGTAATTGAATCCTTTATGTAGCCATCACTTGGTTTTGCGGCTTCTGTTGTCTATGGGGAGTTGCAGAGACggaattgagaatttgagaggGAAGCGAGGGAAGAAGAAGTTAGAATATCATTGATCAAATCGGAGAACCCATCATCGACCTTGGCCCTCTTCATCGGATTCTTTTCACCGGTAAGTCCTGAGTTTTGCAGGTTTTTGTTTCCTGAATAGAATACAGCTCTGGATTTAGGTGCAGAGAGTTTCTACTTAGTTGAGTTTAGTTTAGAGGATGAATGGTATAAGTTTAGAGGCACTTATATTTCTTTGTCGTAATATTGATATACTTATTCTGAAGATTCGATCCAAAAGAAATAAGGATATTAAAAGCTAAAGTAAACTCTTAGGTCAATAGCAATGGCCAAAGGAAACAAGCTTTGTCAATGAACTATGATCAGAAATATAAGTAGATGAGAAGGAAAATGGCAATAAAATTTCTATCAAAATTCTAAGTATCTTATCAGATATCACCCTCTCTCTTTAGCGACTCTTGGTTATACCTCTGCACCTCATTCCAAAGCCTCTCTGGCAGCTGAGCTTTCTCCCTCTCAGACGTCCCAGGGAAGCAAGACCCTCACTGACGCTGCCACATCAAGCAGGTACCTCCTCTTATAATTCAACCAATTTAAACTGCTACTGTGGAGTTGCCCATTTGATTGTTTTCATATTTCATTAAATTCAGATGGTTTTGACTCTATAATGTTTTATGAGATGCTTCTTTTCGAGTCGAGTGTGGTGTTGGTGTGAATGTGTTCTCTAGTTAATAGGCTTGTGTTGCTTGTGGATTTTCTATTAGGACTTAGGACTTTTGACTTAGGAAGAGGAATACCATTGTATGCTTTTTGTGTGGTGCTTAAAAGTTGAGTGAACTAGTATATATTCTTAACTGGCCTTGGCCTTTGCATAATTCCATATGTGGTTTCTTTCCCCAAATTGTGACAGCCCTTTTTATCGCCCAGACAAATTGTTTAGGCTCTGCAACTCATTGTCAGAAGGACAATTGTATTACAATGGCAGCTTCCGCAAAGACTCATGTTTCTCAAGATGCATTAAATGGAGAGTGGACAGTTGTTTCATCTCGTCGTCGAAGGCAAAGAAGAAATCCTCCCGTACTGAAAAATCTTGTAGAGAAACAGCAACAACAGAAAAATTGGGCTCCAACTGATATTGAAATCAATTTTGATCGAGAATCAAAATTGATGCAGAAGATACAGATCTGTATGAAGAAATTGGAGCTTTCTCAATTCTTTCTTAAGCTGCTGGATCAAATGCAAACTGACGAGATGATGAATTGCTTCCATAGGGTTTTAAGTTCTGAGTTAAAGATGAAGATGGTAATGTACGGAATAGGCAGCATTGAATCTTATGAATCCCCTCGATTGCAGCTGAGCCTTGCCATCTTGCTGAAGAGAAGGTTCAATTGGATTGGAGACATAGAGGTGTTCGACCCTATTCTTTCTTCCACAGAATCTCGGGTTTTGGAAGCTCTTGGTTGCTCCATGTTATCTATTAATGAGCAAGGTCGGCGTGTGGCTCAAAAACCAACAATTTTTTTCATGCCACATTGTGAGGCGGAGTTGTATGATAATCTTTTACAAACAAATTGGGGAATGAAGCAGTTGAATTGTATAGTATTGTTTGGGAATAGCTTTCAGACATATGAGCAGCATCTGTTAGAGTTCAAGAACTCGGCTATTATTCACTCCACCAAGTATGTCCTGGCTGCTCGAAAATTCACCAATGAGTTTAGTATTGAGACAGTTTCAGATGATTATTTTGGTGCTTTTCATGATTCAAGTTGGCAATTTTTCAGCCCTGACCTTGAATCAGAGCTGCAGCTGAACAATTGCTAATGTGGAGTACCAAATTTTGGAGCATCTGGATTCCAGATGGGCTTGAGAAGTGATGTTTGAAACATATTATTCTTTTCTGGACATGTAGGCTATTGTGGTGGTGTGTGCACCTGCTTGTTCCTGTGTTCTGTACTCTACTAATGTTCTTTATTCTACTAAGTTGCCTAGTAGGCTAGTAGTCTCTTTCGGGACTAATGTTCTGCTTTGGATTCTCTTAGAGCAAATGCATCGGTGACTGAATGTAATTGCTAATTAGTGGGACCACTAAACAGTAATTGACATAGCTAATTGGGTTGCTGATTTTTTGCAATTATTTCGGTCGACTGATTTGGTGAGGCTCACCATGTGGCATGCAACCGACGAAAATAATATCACCAATTAAGATCCAAAAACTATAATTTGACACCAACGGTTTAAAATTTCTTCCgtcaaaaatttcaaatttctctTTTTAAACCTCTATAAATACCTTATTTCATTTTATCATTTCTCACAGCAAaattatcttcttcctcatcttcttctttaatttactttttatttcttgttaGACTCATCAAACCATGGGAGAGCCTAATTCAACTTGGCAAGAAGAGGAGAGAATTCAATTATGTGATTCATGGGCGCGTGTAACTGTATGTCCGATCGCCGGTAAATGCATAAGCTCCACAAAGTTATGGGAAAAAGTTCATGCCGATTATGTCAAGCATTGGCAAGGTCCACCGACAAATCGAGGTCACTTGCCATGCAATCTCAATTTCAGACGTTGAAAAAGATGCTGAAAGATTGGCATAATGCACAAATTAAAGCCCGTAATAATATAGCTAGCGGCACCAATATGATGGATGaggtacatatatttttcCCAATAATATTagtttttacattattatttattagttggtttttacattattatttatgttcttaaatTATATCTATAAATATCTTAATTGTATTGGTAGATATTGATTGCTTTATTATTTTCGTTGTTATATATGAATCAAGCTCATTCGAACTAAAtgaaaaatcatccaaaaaattttaataaatggGAATGTTGGGACAAAGTTAAACATTATCCTTATTTTATTGATCCACCATTTAATCCTCAATCTATGGAGTTTTATTCAACACCTAATGCCTCCGAAAATGACTCTCCAATTGACCTGGAAGATGATATAGTTTTGGAGACACCTTCAAGCTCTATCCCAAGGCCAATTGGACAAAAGAGTGCCAAAGAAGCAATGAGGAAAGGAAAGAAAGTACAAGATACAACAGAAAGTATGGCTCTTGCTATTCAAGCCATGACTTCATCAAATCAAGCTTATGTTGAAATAATGAggaaaagaaatgaagaaatagCTGCTCATACAAGAAAAGTATTGGCATTTGAAGAGGCG containing:
- the LOC126794040 gene encoding uncharacterized protein LOC126794040, translating into MFSRIPEMGKAKKGPKFAVMKKVITKKAIKNYKEEVLNPKKKDISKEKLPRNVPNVSSALFFKYNTALGPPYWVLVDTNFINFSIQDKLNLEKGMMDCLYAKCTPCITDCVMAELEKLGQKYHVALR
- the LOC126794036 gene encoding protein SENSITIVITY TO RED LIGHT REDUCED 1, translated to MAASAKTHVSQDALNGEWTVVSSRRRRQRRNPPVLKNLVEKQQQQKNWAPTDIEINFDRESKLMQKIQICMKKLELSQFFLKLLDQMQTDEMMNCFHRVLSSELKMKMVMYGIGSIESYESPRLQLSLAILLKRRFNWIGDIEVFDPILSSTESRVLEALGCSMLSINEQGRRVAQKPTIFFMPHCEAELYDNLLQTNWGMKQLNCIVLFGNSFQTYEQHLLEFKNSAIIHSTKYVLAARKFTNEFSIETVSDDYFGAFHDSSWQFFSPDLESELQLNNC